The following are from one region of the Bradyrhizobium sediminis genome:
- a CDS encoding flagellin N-terminal helical domain-containing protein gives MSLSNITLSSSVRQNLLSLQDTANLLSTTQTRLATGKKVNSALDNPTNFFTAAGLDARASDIGNLLDSIGNGVQVLQAANTGITSLSKLVDTAKSIANQALQQPGGYTSKATYTGNAPTGAGPLAVAGTATDITNNGTNSLNAQALVINTASGTTTLTIGTGANQLNTITDLNSALSAAGIELTASINANGSLTFTSSNDAASQTITNAAALAAPPAGSSGSVNISTTSGAAFTGGTVVAAVADVASQNTRAGLVAQYNQIIQQITTTAQDASFNGVNLLNGDSLKLVFNETGKSTSTIAGVTFNPNGLGLGSATVGTDFIDNVATNKVLTALNTASTTLRSQASAFGANLSIVQIRQDFSKNLINVLQTGSSNLTLADANEEAANSQALSTRQSIAVSALALANQSNQSVLQLLR, from the coding sequence TCACGCTCTCGTCTTCGGTTCGCCAGAACCTGCTCTCGCTGCAGGACACTGCGAACTTGCTCTCGACCACGCAGACCCGCCTCGCCACCGGCAAGAAGGTCAACAGCGCGCTCGACAACCCGACCAACTTCTTCACCGCCGCCGGCCTCGACGCCCGCGCCAGCGACATCGGCAACCTGCTCGACAGCATCGGCAACGGCGTGCAGGTGCTGCAGGCCGCCAACACCGGCATCACCTCGCTGTCAAAGCTGGTCGATACCGCGAAGTCGATCGCCAACCAGGCGCTGCAGCAGCCGGGCGGCTACACCTCGAAGGCGACGTACACGGGCAACGCGCCGACCGGCGCCGGTCCGCTGGCCGTCGCTGGTACGGCGACCGACATCACAAACAACGGCACGAACTCGCTGAATGCCCAGGCTCTGGTGATCAACACGGCAAGCGGCACGACAACGCTGACGATCGGCACCGGCGCCAACCAGCTCAACACGATCACCGACCTCAATTCGGCGCTCTCGGCCGCCGGCATTGAGTTGACCGCAAGCATCAATGCAAACGGCTCGCTGACCTTCACCTCGAGCAACGACGCCGCCTCCCAGACCATCACCAACGCCGCTGCCCTTGCGGCTCCGCCGGCTGGTTCGTCGGGCTCGGTGAACATCAGCACCACCAGCGGTGCTGCCTTCACCGGTGGTACGGTCGTCGCGGCCGTCGCCGACGTCGCCTCGCAGAACACCCGTGCGGGTCTCGTCGCTCAGTACAACCAGATCATCCAGCAGATCACGACGACGGCGCAGGACGCGTCCTTCAACGGTGTCAACCTGCTGAACGGCGACTCGCTGAAGCTGGTGTTCAACGAAACCGGCAAGTCGACGTCGACGATCGCAGGTGTGACCTTCAATCCGAACGGTCTCGGCCTGGGCTCGGCCACCGTGGGCACTGACTTCATCGATAACGTCGCCACCAACAAGGTGCTGACCGCGCTGAACACCGCCAGCACCACGCTGCGCTCGCAGGCCTCGGCCTTCGGTGCCAACCTCTCGATCGTGCAGATCCGTCAGGACTTCTCGAAGAACCTGATCAACGTGCTGCAGACCGGGTCGTCCAACCTGACCTTGGCCGATGCCAACGAAGAAGCGGCCAACAGCCAGGCGCTGTCGACCCGCCAGTCGATCGCGGTCTCCGCGCTCGCGCTCGCCAACCAGTCGAACCAGAGCGTTCTGCAACTCCTGCGCTGA
- a CDS encoding flagellin N-terminal helical domain-containing protein: protein MSDIVLTAAVRQNLLSLQNTADLLSTTQTRLATGKKVNSALDNPTNYFTAAGLDARAGDISNLLDSIGNGVQVLQAANTGITSLQKLVDTAKSIANQALQQPTGYSTKSSIQFTGTGVGVAPAGPATAANLTSSKLNGGVFTFTNSAGTAVTITVGTAAAAFDPTTKTATVKTLDQLNTALAVAGVNLSGSITGPDDLTFTSTNDGAGQTITGTAAPTAPAALDAINISANALGGGAGGAVVAAVPDAVSQNARATLVAQYNQVIQNLTTTAQDASFNGINLLDGNSLKLIFNETGKSTLTIAGVNFDPNGLGLATLTAGTDFIDNVLTGKVLTALNAASATLRSQASAFGANLSIVQIRQDFAKNIINVLQTGSSNLTLADSNEEAANSQALSTRQSIAVSALALANQSQQSVLKLLQ from the coding sequence ATGTCCGATATCGTCCTGACGGCGGCAGTCCGCCAGAACCTGCTGTCCCTGCAGAACACCGCCGATCTGCTCTCGACCACGCAGACCCGCCTTGCCACCGGCAAGAAGGTCAACAGCGCACTCGACAACCCGACCAACTACTTCACCGCCGCCGGCCTCGATGCCCGCGCCGGCGACATCAGCAATCTGCTCGACAGCATCGGCAACGGCGTGCAGGTGCTGCAGGCCGCCAACACCGGCATCACCTCGCTGCAGAAGCTGGTCGACACCGCCAAGTCGATCGCCAACCAGGCGCTGCAGCAGCCGACGGGCTACAGCACCAAGTCCAGCATTCAATTCACCGGTACGGGCGTCGGGGTCGCCCCCGCAGGTCCGGCGACTGCCGCCAACCTCACGAGCAGCAAGCTCAACGGTGGTGTTTTCACCTTCACCAATTCCGCGGGCACCGCTGTGACAATCACTGTCGGCACGGCTGCCGCGGCCTTCGATCCCACAACCAAGACGGCGACCGTCAAGACTCTCGACCAGCTCAACACGGCGCTGGCAGTGGCGGGCGTCAACCTGTCGGGTTCGATCACCGGCCCGGACGATCTGACCTTCACGTCAACCAACGATGGTGCAGGTCAGACGATCACCGGCACTGCGGCTCCAACCGCGCCGGCGGCGCTCGACGCGATCAACATCAGCGCGAACGCGCTCGGTGGCGGCGCCGGCGGTGCAGTCGTTGCAGCGGTTCCCGATGCGGTGTCCCAGAATGCGCGCGCCACGCTCGTCGCGCAGTACAACCAGGTCATCCAGAACCTGACGACCACGGCGCAGGATGCATCGTTCAACGGCATCAACCTGCTGGACGGCAACTCGCTGAAGCTGATCTTCAACGAAACCGGCAAGTCGACGTTGACGATTGCGGGGGTCAACTTCGACCCGAACGGCCTCGGCCTCGCAACGCTCACCGCCGGCACCGATTTCATCGACAACGTGTTGACCGGCAAGGTGCTGACGGCGCTCAACGCCGCCAGCGCCACGCTGCGCTCACAGGCCTCGGCGTTTGGCGCCAACCTCTCGATCGTGCAGATTCGTCAGGATTTCGCGAAGAACATCATCAACGTGCTGCAGACCGGTTCGTCCAACCTGACCTTGGCCGACTCCAACGAGGAGGCGGCCAACAGCCAGGCGCTGTCGACCCGGCAGTCGATCGCGGTCTCCGCGCTCGCGCTCGCCAACCAGTCGCAGCAGAGCGTGCTCAAGCTCCTGCAGTAG
- the flbT gene encoding flagellar biosynthesis repressor FlbT, with translation MALKIELRPFERIVIGESVITNSETRTHFFIEGEAPILREKDILTAETANSPVKRLYLCVQMMYLEKDIPKYQELYMGFVKDLLEAVPSFRPQIEASSKLILSGSLYNSLKEIRKLIKLEEELLR, from the coding sequence ATGGCGCTGAAGATTGAATTGAGGCCGTTCGAGCGGATTGTTATCGGCGAAAGCGTCATCACCAATTCGGAGACGCGAACCCACTTTTTTATCGAGGGCGAAGCGCCGATCCTGCGCGAGAAGGATATCCTGACGGCGGAGACGGCCAATTCCCCGGTGAAGCGGCTCTATCTCTGCGTACAGATGATGTATCTGGAGAAGGACATCCCGAAGTACCAGGAGCTTTATATGGGCTTCGTCAAGGATTTGCTGGAAGCAGTGCCGAGCTTCAGGCCGCAGATCGAGGCCTCAAGTAAGCTAATTTTAAGCGGCTCGCTTTACAATTCGCTAAAGGAAATCCGCAAGCTTATCAAACTGGAAGAGGAGTTGCTGAGGTGA
- the flaF gene encoding flagellar biosynthesis regulator FlaF — MSSAAARAYSRVATTTASPRDIEAQALLKAANKLQAIVTDENATIEQTSEALMFNRKLWAIFLSDVLRDENQQPVELRQKIANIGIFVLTQTMALQISPQVEHIEPLIEINRNLAAGLSGRM; from the coding sequence ATGTCTAGTGCTGCCGCCAGGGCCTACTCACGCGTTGCGACCACCACCGCCTCCCCCCGTGACATCGAAGCCCAGGCCCTGCTGAAGGCGGCGAACAAGTTGCAGGCTATCGTCACCGACGAAAATGCGACGATCGAGCAGACCTCCGAAGCGCTGATGTTCAACCGCAAGCTGTGGGCCATCTTTCTCAGCGACGTCTTGCGCGACGAAAACCAGCAGCCGGTGGAGCTGCGACAGAAAATCGCCAACATCGGTATCTTCGTTCTGACCCAGACCATGGCGCTGCAGATCAGCCCGCAGGTCGAGCACATCGAGCCGCTGATCGAGATCAACCGCAATCTCGCGGCCGGCCTCAGCGGCCGCATGTGA